Sequence from the Cryptococcus neoformans var. neoformans JEC21 chromosome 1, complete sequence genome:
GACTGTCCGTTGGGAAAGGCAATAGGATCCAGCTGCTCGTTCACGAGGGTATAAACGTAGTCGAGATGCCAGCCATCATCTTGGGCCATGGTAAACGCAGACGTTACCAGGGCGGCGACGAAGTagaagaggttgttgaCGAGCATATCGTCTATCACATACTGCACATAATAGTTGGTTGGTATGAAGCTTCGGCAAAAGGGCAAGGTAAAAACCTACTAGTAAAGCAATGAATGTAGGACGACAAGCGTTGCCAGGTCTGTTttgccaaaaaaaagaaagcaaaagaaaagtaaaatgagaaggtgatggagTGAGACGACATGCTAAAACCCACTAATCGTTTATATGTCGTCCAAGAGCCCATTGTTGCGAATAGATTGGAGcagacggagaagaagaggcgggTCAGAGATCAGTAAAGATCGTCTAGAACAGGAGCTGATCCGGATGTAGTCAATTTTCTCCTTATCTCTCTTGGCATTAACGCCTCATCGTGCCGTAGTCTACCATTGCAGTTTTATTTGTTGACATAGATGATGGTTCCAGTTCCATGTTGAATACGTAGTTAGAACGACACACGGCAGAGGTCATGGAAAAAGCCCAGACatcggaggaagatgattggGCGTCCAAGGGATACCAGACAAAGTAAATGCTAGCATGGCAAGTTGTTGACAATACGAAGAGGAATGacggatgatgaatgatggaAGGATCagggatgaggagggagtGGAGAGACGGAACTGTTAAGATGAAAATGTCAACAAACGCGTCAAATAAACGAACAACTAAAGTAAACTGTATTGAAAAGTAAGGTTTAGTCTTCCGCCGGTCTCGTCGGTCATTCGGCACGCTGCTTGCAAGGAATGCTGTCCCAATCCTCAGGAACGGTGGCTTGTTGTTGggatggaagtggaaggaaACTGGGGAGAGGCATGCGGAAAGCTGCCGAGTATAACCGGCCTTTGTGGTAGTAAAGCTTGAAGCTTAAATTCAATTTCTCCATCCGCGATACCCACGCAGGAGGCCCCCATAGACAATCAGAAATCTGgaataaagaaaaaggaagaagaaaagactCCCATTCTACATTATTGCTCTTTTGCTTGTGTGAACATTCAGAAAATCGAACTaggacaagaagaatgcCAATAGGATACTTGGAGCGAGTACCAACAAGAAggagcaagaaggaagaagacgacgaaaTAACCATTATAATAGTAGTAGCAGCAAGAGTGTATCATCGTTCattcagcagcaacaactgTCCCATCATTGCACCGACTCCTTCTCAAATGTTATGGAATATTATCGGGCAGCAGagggcagagaagaagaaggtgctCAAAGTGGATGGTGTCATCCAAAATATCTGAGGATGCTCGTTATTTCGTCGATTAGTTTTTCATTTACGTGAGGGAGATGCAGAAGAATAGCGGGTGGGGTCATCATGATGTGCCTTCtctattcttcttcttcgttcccCCAGTTGATGATGGATAATGATGAATGTCAGTAGTgcggtgatgatgaatgattgTTGCTTGCTCCTTTGTTGttcgttgatgatgatgataattAAATAATAATGATGAATGACGCTGCAGGTTCTGAGTGCtgctgacgatgatgatgatggtggtggttgCTTGTGCACGACGACAACGACGTGCGACGATGACATGAAATGTGGTATAGTCTGTGACTGATGATCgttatttattattattaatagacttttattattattacaGTACTCGTACACCACACGATTTCTATCTGTTTTTTGGTGGAGACGGCGGGGCCAACCGCCGCCCGTACTATTATGCTGTAGTACTCGAGTAGTGCCGAATCTAAAATTTCTGCGAAAGATAacatttccatctcctttaAAACACCATAAAAATGTCTTCCGAGGCTCCCATCGGTGAGTAGACGGCAGTGCACGAATGCAGCAGCGTTGACACCGCCCCAGCCCTTCTCTCCGTCTACGACAAGACTGGCCTCCTTCCCTTCGCCAAAAGCCTGAAAGAGCTCGGCTTCAGGCTCTTGGGCAGCGGTGGTACCGCCAAGATGATTCGAGAGGCCGGTATGGAGATCGAGTAAGTGTCCATGCCGCATGTCGTATTCAATCTCATGGTCATTCAGGGATGTTTCCAACATCACCAAGGCCCCTGAGATGTTGGGTGGTCGAGTCAAGACCCTCCACCCCGCTGTTCACGGTGGTGAGTGCAATTTGAATGCGTTGGAAGACGACTGTTGCTGAAACAGTACAGGTATCCTTTCTCGAGATATTCCTTCTGACCTTGCCGACCTCGCTACCAACAAGATCTCTCCCATCACCCTCGTTGTCTGCAACCTCTACCCTTTCGTCCTTCAAACCTCCAAGCCTGATTGCACTCTTGCCGGTGCCATTGAGGAGATTGACATTGGCGGTGTCACCCTCCTTCGTGCTGCTGCCAAGAACCACGGCCGTGTCTccatcatttcttccccttccgaCTACGAGACCATTGTCGCTGAGCTCAAGGCCAAGGGCGAGGTCTCTGCCGAGACCAGGAGAGGACTTGCCATCAAGGCATTCGAGGACACCAAGAGCTACGACGAAGCTATCAGCGACTACTTCAGGAAGGTCTATGCTACTCCCGGCGTTGAGGACGAAATGAAGGCTGGCGCCGGTGTTGGATACCAGAGGCTGGGTTTGAGGTACGGCGCCAACCCTCACCAGAAGCCTGCCCAGGCTTTCGTTGAGCAGGGCGAAATGCCCATTAAGGTTCTCTCCGGCTCCCCCGGCTACATCAACCTCCTTGACGCCCTCAATTCTTGGGCGCTCGTCAAGGAGCTCGCCGCCGGTCTCAACCttcctgctgctgcttcctTCAAGCACGTCTCTCCTGCCGGTGCCGCCGTCGGTCTTCCCCTCGACGAGCGTGCCGCCAAGGTCTTTGGTGTTGAAGACTTGAAGGAGCTGTCTCCTCTTGCATGCGCCTACGCTAGGGCTCGAGGTGCCGACAGGATGTCTTCTTTTGGTGATTTCATCGCTCTCTCCCACTCTGTCGACACTCCTACCGCCAAAATCATCTCTCGAGAAGTCTCAGACGGTGTCATCGCACCCGGCTACGAGCCTGAAGCTCTTGAGATCctcagcaagaagaagggtggcAAGTACTGCGTCCTCCAGATGGACCCCAACTACGTTCCCCCCGAGATCGAAACCCGACAGGTCTATGGCATTTCCCTCCAACAGAAGCGGAATGACTGCAAGATTGACGAGTCTCTCTTTAGAAATGTTGTCACCGCCAACAAGGATCTTCCCAAGTCTGCCGTCACCGATCTCGTCGTCGCTACACTTGCTCTCAAATACACCCAGTCGAACTCTGTCTGTTACGCTCTTAACGGTACCGTCATCGGTCTCGGTGCCGGCCAGCAGTCTCGTATCCACTGTACTCGTCTCGCTGGTGACAAGGCTGACAACTGGTGGCTTCGACACCACCCCCGTGTCCTCGAGTTGCCCTTCAAGAAAGGTACCAAGCGAGCCGACAAGGCCAATGCCATCGACTTGTTCGTCACTGGCCAGGCGTTTGAAGCTGAGGGTGGTGAGCGTGCTCAATGGGAGAGCCTATTCGAGACTGTGCCTGAGCCTTTGaccaaggaggaaagggaaaagcaCATGAAGGAGCTGACTGGTGTCGCTTGCGCCTCTGACGCCTTTTTCCCGTTCCCCGACAATGTTCACCGAGCGAAGAGGAGCGGTGCTACCTACCTCGCAGCCCCAAGCGGAAGTATCATGGACAAGGAGTGTATTAAAGCTGCGGATGAGAATAACTTGGTGTTCTGCCACACCGACTTGAGATTGGTAAGTAATTTGTTATTCAGTGTCGTCTTGTTTAATTTGCTAACAAACATCTCCAGTTCCACCATTAAATTATTATAAAAGAGTACATTCAACATGATTCTGGTTTTGAAGGCATTCAACATGTATATATGAGGTTGTGATTGTGGAAATGAATTTTATCGTGTTTGAAC
This genomic interval carries:
- a CDS encoding purine nucleotide biosynthesis-related protein, putative; this encodes MSSEAPIALLSVYDKTGLLPFAKSLKELGFRLLGSGGTAKMIREAGMEIEDVSNITKAPEMLGGRVKTLHPAVHGGILSRDIPSDLADLATNKISPITLVVCNLYPFVLQTSKPDCTLAGAIEEIDIGGVTLLRAAAKNHGRVSIISSPSDYETIVAELKAKGEVSAETRRGLAIKAFEDTKSYDEAISDYFRKVYATPGVEDEMKAGAGVGYQRLGLRYGANPHQKPAQAFVEQGEMPIKVLSGSPGYINLLDALNSWALVKELAAGLNLPAAASFKHVSPAGAAVGLPLDERAAKVFGVEDLKELSPLACAYARARGADRMSSFGDFIALSHSVDTPTAKIISREVSDGVIAPGYEPEALEILSKKKGGKYCVLQMDPNYVPPEIETRQVYGISLQQKRNDCKIDESLFRNVVTANKDLPKSAVTDLVVATLALKYTQSNSVCYALNGTVIGLGAGQQSRIHCTRLAGDKADNWWLRHHPRVLELPFKKGTKRADKANAIDLFVTGQAFEAEGGERAQWESLFETVPEPLTKEEREKHMKELTGVACASDAFFPFPDNVHRAKRSGATYLAAPSGSIMDKECIKAADENNLVFCHTDLRLFHH